One Balnearium lithotrophicum genomic region harbors:
- a CDS encoding NAD-binding protein: MKVCIVGAGVVGSYLAKKLSKEGFEVIVVDMDSAKLEAISHSLDVLTVNCDATEVNCLKQVKDSDLFVVVTESDEKNVAITTLVRALLKKEKVVLRVSNKAFSSPPVKEFLGSEVVNILSETVQAVINQIKYPFAIDAIRLEGEGLIIFKLKLDVESSLSGKQIMELSKIRRNIPFTIVAVEREGETIIPSGENFLYPGDVIYVAVKEEDGDKLAEALGIKYEPVKLVFILGYSKFTEELLSQLVNLQLKVKFISPEFERCEEVAGKFSKVDVFHGEISDVELLKEEGIDKADLVIAITDDEEANILSSILSKQLGAKKACSLIFHPEYEGIVNSIGIDVPIVPRKLLASKVYRMLSRKKFLEIFELSKDLEVIEMEVSDKNDGRQLKDAELCNLVVAVKGRNGTEVARGNTLLHKGDVLICIKKR, from the coding sequence TTGAAGGTCTGTATTGTTGGAGCAGGAGTTGTAGGAAGTTACCTTGCAAAGAAGCTCAGCAAGGAGGGGTTTGAGGTAATAGTCGTTGATATGGACAGTGCAAAGCTTGAGGCCATTTCCCACAGTTTGGACGTTTTAACAGTTAACTGCGATGCAACCGAGGTTAACTGTTTAAAGCAGGTTAAGGATTCAGACCTCTTTGTTGTAGTTACAGAGAGCGATGAGAAAAACGTGGCAATAACGACGTTGGTAAGGGCTCTCTTAAAGAAGGAGAAGGTCGTTTTAAGGGTCAGCAACAAGGCATTTTCCTCTCCACCTGTAAAGGAGTTTTTAGGCTCAGAGGTTGTCAACATCCTATCAGAAACCGTTCAGGCCGTTATAAACCAGATAAAGTATCCCTTTGCCATTGATGCAATAAGGCTTGAGGGTGAAGGACTGATAATCTTTAAGCTCAAACTTGACGTTGAGAGTTCCCTCTCAGGAAAGCAGATTATGGAGCTCTCCAAAATAAGGAGGAACATCCCCTTTACAATAGTTGCAGTTGAGAGGGAAGGGGAAACGATAATTCCCTCCGGAGAGAACTTCCTCTACCCCGGAGACGTTATCTACGTTGCAGTTAAGGAAGAGGACGGAGACAAACTTGCAGAGGCTTTAGGTATAAAGTACGAACCTGTCAAATTAGTTTTTATCTTAGGCTATTCAAAGTTTACTGAGGAGCTCCTTTCTCAGCTTGTAAACCTACAGCTGAAGGTGAAGTTCATCTCCCCAGAGTTTGAAAGGTGCGAGGAGGTCGCAGGTAAGTTTTCTAAGGTTGACGTATTCCATGGGGAAATCTCCGATGTTGAACTACTAAAAGAGGAGGGAATAGATAAGGCAGATCTTGTTATAGCAATAACAGACGATGAGGAGGCAAACATCCTATCCTCCATCCTGTCAAAACAGCTTGGAGCTAAAAAAGCCTGTTCTCTGATTTTCCATCCCGAGTACGAGGGAATTGTTAACTCAATCGGAATTGATGTTCCAATAGTTCCTAGGAAACTGTTAGCTTCAAAGGTCTACAGAATGCTCAGCAGGAAGAAGTTCTTGGAAATTTTTGAACTCTCCAAGGATTTAGAAGTAATAGAGATGGAGGTTTCAGATAAGAACGATGGAAGGCAGTTGAAGGATGCGGAGCTCTGTAATTTGGTTGTGGCCGTAAAGGGAAGGAATGGAACAGAGGTTGCGAGGGGAAATACCCTTCTTCACAAGGGAGACGTCCTGATATGTATAAAAAAGAGGTAG
- the purC gene encoding phosphoribosylaminoimidazolesuccinocarboxamide synthase produces MEKREKIYEGKAKALYSTDSENLLIAYFKDDTTAFDGAKKEVLEDKGIINCAISTVIFEYLEKNGVKTHFVERLSPREMLVKRCEIIPVEVVVRNVAAGSFSKRYGVKEGTPLKEPLVEYFYKNDELHDPMVCPHHVYLFGWADREELGEMTKTALKVNELLRKFFDEIDIQLVDFKLEFGRCNGEILLADEITPDSCRLWDKSSGEVLDKDRFRKDMGKVVESYKEVYRRIMDRYERVEE; encoded by the coding sequence ATGGAAAAGAGGGAAAAAATCTACGAAGGAAAAGCAAAGGCTCTATACTCAACAGACAGTGAGAATCTTCTCATAGCCTACTTTAAGGATGACACTACAGCCTTTGATGGAGCAAAAAAGGAGGTTCTTGAGGATAAAGGTATTATAAACTGTGCCATCTCAACGGTTATTTTTGAGTACTTAGAGAAAAACGGAGTAAAGACCCACTTTGTTGAGAGACTGTCTCCAAGGGAAATGCTGGTGAAAAGGTGCGAGATAATTCCCGTTGAGGTTGTTGTTAGAAACGTTGCTGCAGGAAGCTTTTCTAAGAGATACGGAGTAAAGGAAGGAACTCCCCTGAAGGAACCTTTGGTTGAATACTTCTACAAAAACGACGAGCTTCACGACCCGATGGTCTGTCCTCACCACGTCTACCTCTTTGGTTGGGCAGACAGGGAAGAGCTTGGAGAAATGACTAAAACTGCTCTTAAAGTAAACGAGCTTTTGAGAAAGTTCTTTGACGAGATAGACATTCAGTTGGTTGACTTTAAGTTGGAGTTTGGAAGGTGTAACGGTGAGATACTCCTTGCAGACGAGATAACCCCAGATTCGTGCAGGCTCTGGGATAAATCGTCAGGAGAGGTTTTAGACAAGGATAGGTTCAGGAAGGACATGGGAAAGGTAGTTGAAAGTTACAAGGAGGTTTACAGGAGAATAATGGACAGATACGAAAGGGTAGAGGAGTAG
- the trpS gene encoding tryptophan--tRNA ligase codes for MRRVLSGMRPTGKLHLGNYFGALKTWVELQEKAESFFFIADWHAITTSYHDTSGLSENTVEMMADWLASGIDPERSTLFVQSWVKEHAELHLLLSMITPVKWLERNPTYKEMMENLKDRELATYGFLGYPVLQTADIVLYKADTVPVGIDQIPHIELSREITRRFNRFFGDIFPEPRPYLSEAPKLPGLDGRKMSKSYGNCIYLSDSEEEVNKKVMSMVTDPARVRKTDPGHPEVCSVFAYHKIFTPEERVKEIEESCRRGEIGCVQCKRELAKNLNNFLEPIRSKRAELLSKRDELIGIFREGSRRAKKVAEKTMEEVRRAMNFLEG; via the coding sequence ATAAGGAGAGTCCTTTCCGGTATGAGGCCAACGGGAAAGCTCCACCTTGGAAACTACTTCGGAGCTCTCAAAACGTGGGTGGAGCTCCAAGAGAAAGCAGAGAGCTTCTTCTTCATAGCTGACTGGCACGCAATAACTACATCCTACCATGACACAAGTGGACTCTCAGAGAACACCGTTGAGATGATGGCCGATTGGCTTGCATCGGGAATTGACCCAGAAAGGAGCACACTCTTTGTTCAATCCTGGGTAAAGGAGCACGCAGAGCTCCACCTCCTCCTTTCAATGATTACTCCCGTTAAGTGGCTCGAGAGGAATCCTACGTACAAGGAGATGATGGAGAACTTAAAGGACAGGGAGCTTGCAACCTACGGATTTTTAGGCTACCCGGTTCTCCAGACTGCAGACATTGTACTCTACAAGGCCGATACCGTTCCAGTTGGAATTGACCAGATTCCACACATAGAGCTCTCAAGGGAAATAACGAGGAGGTTCAACAGGTTTTTTGGAGATATTTTCCCAGAGCCAAGGCCTTACCTGTCAGAAGCTCCAAAGCTTCCCGGACTTGACGGAAGGAAGATGAGTAAGTCTTACGGAAACTGCATCTACCTTTCAGATTCTGAGGAAGAGGTAAACAAGAAGGTAATGTCTATGGTTACAGACCCTGCAAGGGTTAGAAAGACAGACCCCGGACACCCGGAGGTCTGCTCCGTCTTTGCCTACCACAAAATATTTACGCCAGAGGAGAGGGTTAAGGAGATAGAGGAGTCCTGCAGAAGGGGAGAAATTGGATGCGTTCAGTGTAAGAGGGAACTTGCTAAAAACCTCAATAACTTCTTAGAGCCTATAAGGAGCAAGAGGGCAGAGCTCCTTTCCAAAAGGGATGAACTGATAGGTATCTTCAGGGAAGGTTCAAGGAGAGCAAAGAAGGTTGCAGAGAAAACAATGGAAGAAGTTAGGAGAGCAATGAACTTCCTGGAAGGTTAA
- the gatB gene encoding Asp-tRNA(Asn)/Glu-tRNA(Gln) amidotransferase subunit GatB: MEFEAVIGLEVHAQLLTETKIFCSCKNEFGAPPNTNVCPVCLGMPGSLPVLNKRAVEYAVKAALALNCKINRYSVFARKHYFYPDLPKAYQITQYELPFAENGWIEIEKEDGTKKRIRIRRIHMEEDAGKTIHGEGFDENSYVDLNRAGTPLIEIVSEPDISTPEEARLYMQKLRDILVWIGVNDGNLEEGSLRCDANVSIRPKGSKELGTRTEIKNVNSFRFIQKALEYEIERQIKVVKSGGEVVQETRLFDSSKGVTKTMRTKEEAEDYRYFPEPDLPPLIIDDEWLQSIKESLPELPDQVKERFVSEFGITPYDASILVRDRNLAEFFEKAARSYKGEAKKVANLIISDYLGILNEEKLSIDESPVKPEDIAELLNLVDKGTISLRVAKEDVLPEMVKSGKSPSAIVEEKGLVQISDESALKEIIKKVVSNNEKAVKQYREGNEKQKQKAVKFLIGQVMKETRGKANPKLLNELIPQVLEEG; this comes from the coding sequence ATGGAATTTGAAGCTGTAATAGGTCTTGAGGTTCATGCCCAGCTTTTAACGGAAACTAAAATCTTCTGCAGCTGTAAGAATGAGTTTGGAGCTCCTCCCAACACAAACGTCTGTCCCGTTTGTCTTGGAATGCCCGGTTCACTTCCGGTTTTAAATAAGAGGGCTGTTGAGTACGCCGTTAAGGCTGCACTGGCACTGAACTGTAAGATAAACAGATACTCCGTTTTTGCCCGTAAGCACTACTTCTATCCCGACCTTCCAAAGGCCTACCAGATTACCCAGTACGAACTCCCCTTCGCCGAAAACGGCTGGATAGAGATAGAGAAGGAGGACGGGACGAAGAAGAGGATAAGAATCAGAAGAATTCACATGGAGGAGGATGCAGGAAAGACGATTCACGGTGAAGGGTTTGACGAAAACTCCTACGTTGACCTAAACAGGGCTGGAACTCCCCTCATCGAAATTGTTTCAGAGCCGGACATATCAACCCCGGAAGAGGCAAGGCTCTACATGCAGAAGCTCAGAGATATCCTCGTCTGGATTGGCGTTAACGATGGAAACTTAGAGGAAGGTTCACTAAGGTGTGATGCAAACGTTTCCATAAGGCCTAAAGGGAGTAAGGAGCTTGGAACGAGAACAGAGATTAAAAACGTAAACTCATTCAGGTTTATCCAAAAGGCCCTTGAGTACGAGATTGAAAGGCAGATAAAGGTCGTTAAGAGCGGAGGTGAGGTAGTCCAGGAGACGAGGCTCTTTGATTCCTCTAAGGGAGTTACAAAGACAATGAGGACCAAGGAGGAGGCCGAGGACTACAGGTACTTCCCAGAACCTGACCTACCTCCTCTCATAATTGATGATGAATGGCTCCAATCGATTAAAGAAAGCCTTCCAGAGCTCCCGGACCAGGTGAAGGAGAGATTTGTCTCAGAATTTGGAATAACACCTTACGATGCAAGTATCTTAGTGAGGGATAGGAACTTAGCTGAGTTCTTTGAAAAAGCAGCAAGAAGTTACAAGGGAGAAGCTAAGAAAGTGGCAAACCTTATAATCTCTGACTACTTAGGAATTCTCAACGAGGAGAAGCTATCAATAGATGAATCCCCCGTTAAGCCTGAGGACATTGCAGAGCTCCTAAATCTTGTCGATAAAGGAACTATCTCCCTTAGGGTTGCAAAGGAGGATGTCCTTCCTGAAATGGTGAAATCTGGAAAGAGTCCCTCTGCAATTGTTGAGGAGAAGGGGCTCGTTCAGATATCAGATGAATCTGCCCTTAAGGAGATAATTAAAAAGGTCGTTTCAAACAACGAAAAGGCCGTCAAACAGTACAGGGAAGGAAACGAAAAGCAGAAGCAGAAGGCAGTTAAGTTTCTGATTGGTCAGGTTATGAAGGAAACGAGGGGTAAAGCCAATCCTAAGTTACTAAACGAGCTAATTCCACAGGTTCTTGAGGAGGGTTAA
- a CDS encoding ExbD/TolR family protein produces MFIFKESDCEERPELIVVPMVDVMLFLLAFFVLIAGSIIPGLSMKTNPPETVQKSSLKVKRKVVTVVIRRDGTIYYGKDRVDFDTLVRLFKSVKKQTPNISLVVDADKGAPVQSLVNVMDAAQKAGINSVGLLAKEKNGNSR; encoded by the coding sequence TTGTTTATTTTTAAGGAGAGTGATTGTGAGGAAAGACCTGAACTTATAGTTGTTCCCATGGTTGACGTTATGCTGTTTCTCCTTGCATTTTTCGTTCTTATAGCGGGCAGCATTATTCCTGGACTTTCTATGAAGACAAATCCCCCTGAAACTGTTCAAAAAAGTAGTCTAAAGGTAAAGAGGAAGGTCGTTACGGTTGTTATTAGGAGGGACGGAACCATTTACTACGGAAAAGATAGGGTTGACTTTGATACACTTGTGAGGCTCTTTAAAAGTGTAAAGAAACAGACTCCAAATATCTCCCTTGTGGTAGATGCGGACAAGGGAGCTCCCGTTCAATCACTTGTAAATGTAATGGATGCCGCTCAGAAGGCCGGTATAAACTCTGTAGGACTTCTTGCAAAGGAAAAAAATGGAAACTCCCGTTAG
- the ribD gene encoding bifunctional diaminohydroxyphosphoribosylaminopyrimidine deaminase/5-amino-6-(5-phosphoribosylamino)uracil reductase RibD, with translation MDRITLEDIKFMNLALREAYRAKGKTLPNPAVGAVVVKDGRVISTGYHKRAGLPHAEVVALERAGDRARGARIYVTLEPCNHYGRTPPCTEKIIRSGVKEVVIGVRDPNPEASGGVERLKGAGIEVKVGVLKKRCLELIDDFTVNVLKNRAFLNLKIASTLDGRIADRNGNSKWITNEASRRYVQRLRSYHNGVMVGIGTVLKDNPKLTVRDFPVERQPFAVVVDRELRIPTNCYLVKERAKELIVVTSQESLLTYKAGILKDLGVRLLPVFDLGDNLDLKEALEKLKSEVGIYSVLCEGGSRLAYSLLSENLVDKLTLFYSPKIVGNEGVPMFGGNVGELPQEEKFKLIRSSRFYSDTLLVFIDRELYYKGLQT, from the coding sequence ATGGATAGGATAACGTTAGAGGACATTAAATTTATGAACCTTGCCCTTAGGGAGGCCTACAGGGCCAAGGGAAAAACACTTCCCAACCCTGCAGTTGGTGCTGTAGTTGTAAAGGATGGAAGGGTTATTTCAACCGGCTACCACAAAAGAGCAGGGCTTCCCCACGCTGAGGTTGTTGCATTGGAAAGGGCAGGAGATAGGGCAAGGGGAGCAAGAATCTACGTTACATTAGAACCCTGTAACCACTACGGAAGAACCCCTCCCTGCACAGAAAAAATCATAAGGTCTGGAGTAAAAGAGGTAGTTATAGGAGTCAGAGACCCTAACCCTGAAGCATCGGGGGGAGTTGAGAGATTAAAGGGAGCTGGAATAGAGGTTAAGGTCGGAGTCCTTAAGAAAAGGTGTTTAGAGTTAATAGACGATTTCACAGTTAACGTACTGAAAAACAGGGCATTTTTAAATCTAAAAATTGCGTCAACCTTAGATGGAAGGATTGCCGATAGGAACGGAAACTCAAAGTGGATAACTAACGAGGCTTCAAGGAGATACGTCCAGAGACTTAGAAGCTACCACAATGGAGTTATGGTAGGAATAGGAACTGTTCTAAAGGACAACCCTAAGCTTACGGTCAGGGATTTTCCCGTTGAGAGGCAGCCTTTTGCCGTAGTTGTTGACAGAGAGTTAAGGATTCCCACAAATTGCTACTTGGTCAAAGAGAGGGCAAAGGAACTAATAGTTGTAACCTCCCAAGAGTCCCTCTTGACCTACAAGGCTGGAATTTTAAAGGATTTAGGAGTGAGACTTCTTCCCGTTTTTGACCTCGGGGACAATCTTGACCTTAAGGAAGCTTTGGAGAAGCTCAAATCGGAAGTTGGAATCTATTCCGTTCTGTGTGAGGGAGGGTCAAGACTTGCATACTCTTTACTTTCAGAGAACTTAGTGGACAAGCTTACCCTCTTTTACTCTCCAAAGATTGTTGGAAATGAGGGAGTTCCAATGTTTGGAGGGAATGTCGGGGAGCTCCCTCAGGAGGAGAAGTTTAAACTAATAAGGAGTTCAAGATTTTACTCAGATACCCTATTGGTTTTTATAGATAGGGAACTCTATTATAAAGGATTGCAGACTTAA
- a CDS encoding energy transducer TonB produces METPVRLVLSVLIALILEFLFFEGTILALKEPKREIKRVIRISLVRKTEEIHKVRIEREKGEDKVTETKMEKNLKTNLESKRPVRKVQKRSSVEKRKKGEGLKPLQGNLPEDYVERVKEAIEEQIFYPLEAIQNGIEGEVVVQFTLNRSGKAVECKPLSGNPILSQATCIAIRNARFPKIPENITNDKIQFQLQINYNLKKAVNY; encoded by the coding sequence ATGGAAACTCCCGTTAGGTTAGTTCTTTCGGTTCTAATTGCCCTAATTTTGGAATTTCTCTTTTTTGAAGGAACGATTCTTGCACTGAAGGAGCCGAAGAGGGAGATTAAAAGGGTAATAAGAATAAGCTTGGTTAGGAAAACGGAGGAGATTCATAAGGTTAGAATCGAGAGGGAGAAAGGAGAGGATAAAGTTACAGAAACAAAGATGGAAAAGAACTTAAAAACCAATTTAGAGAGTAAAAGACCTGTCAGGAAGGTTCAAAAGAGGAGCTCCGTCGAAAAAAGGAAAAAAGGAGAAGGGCTTAAACCACTTCAGGGAAATCTCCCGGAGGACTACGTTGAGAGGGTAAAGGAGGCAATTGAGGAGCAGATTTTCTACCCCTTAGAGGCCATTCAAAATGGAATTGAGGGTGAGGTTGTTGTTCAATTTACACTAAACAGGAGCGGAAAGGCAGTTGAGTGTAAACCTCTCTCCGGCAATCCAATCCTGTCTCAGGCCACGTGTATCGCAATTAGAAACGCCAGATTCCCCAAAATTCCGGAAAACATAACGAACGATAAAATCCAGTTCCAGCTCCAGATTAACTATAACCTTAAAAAGGCCGTTAACTATTAA
- a CDS encoding MotA/TolQ/ExbB proton channel family protein, with product MDLEFFHRLVFYTLYFLFFLSTAVFIERLLYFFFTFPAEKKLIKKELEVTKDEGAELLYVNFSSKLERGKGILMFSITASPLLGLLGTVLGIIDSFKTMAEKGVSDISAVSKGIAFALEATALGIAVALFSLLYYHTLNGLVKRGKTEIKRFILQNLKGRGEGD from the coding sequence TTGGACTTAGAGTTCTTTCACAGATTGGTTTTCTATACGCTTTACTTTCTCTTCTTTTTATCAACGGCGGTCTTTATAGAGAGGTTGCTCTACTTCTTCTTTACCTTTCCTGCTGAAAAGAAGCTCATTAAGAAGGAGTTGGAAGTTACAAAGGATGAAGGAGCGGAGCTCCTCTACGTGAACTTCTCCTCAAAACTCGAGAGGGGAAAGGGCATCTTAATGTTCTCAATCACTGCATCTCCTCTCTTGGGTCTATTGGGAACGGTTCTTGGAATAATTGACTCCTTCAAAACGATGGCTGAAAAGGGGGTATCTGACATTTCTGCTGTTAGTAAGGGAATAGCCTTTGCCCTTGAGGCTACAGCCTTGGGGATTGCCGTAGCTCTCTTCTCCCTCCTTTACTACCACACACTTAACGGCCTTGTTAAAAGGGGAAAAACGGAAATAAAAAGGTTTATACTCCAGAACCTAAAGGGAAGAGGGGAGGGCGATTAA
- a CDS encoding TrkH family potassium uptake protein, with translation MRLSVVFKQVVTLLFFLSFSFLVPALYSFLYQDGLTEYFLFPLVFMGALYFLAFQIKIPKNDISVKEAILIVVLVWFLFPALSAMCYMETGAIKSFPDAYFESVSGFTTTGASILTNIEALPKSVLLWRSTTHWIGGLGFVVFSLSILPAIGAGGAQLIRFESSKAVEEKILPKVKEVAKAILIAYSFLTVAEVVLLKLAGMNLYEAVTHTFGTVATGGFSTKNASVGAFHSPLVETIIAVFMLLGASNLALYYRAFKKRSIRYFFSYPEVKSLFIIALIMTFFFTAVLYSEGYYSSLLQALRYAFFQVSTAISTTGFASTDYSNWPPVLLALIMILSLIGASSGSTAGGIKQFRFLVLGKTAYGELKKTVHPRLIYRVNLGGKPLEISTLNAIWAFVSIYFSLTVLFGLIISLSGYDLITSFSASIACITSLGPGLGKVGPAGNFAFFSSFDKLLLSVEMLLGRLEVFPILAVFIPYFWKD, from the coding sequence TTGAGGCTAAGTGTAGTTTTTAAACAGGTTGTGACCCTCCTCTTCTTTCTCTCATTCTCCTTTTTGGTTCCTGCACTTTACTCATTCCTCTACCAAGATGGCCTAACAGAGTACTTTCTCTTTCCTTTGGTTTTTATGGGAGCTCTCTACTTCTTAGCTTTTCAAATCAAAATACCAAAGAACGATATTTCTGTTAAAGAGGCAATTCTAATTGTCGTTCTTGTCTGGTTCCTCTTTCCGGCTCTCTCTGCAATGTGTTACATGGAAACAGGAGCAATTAAGTCATTTCCTGATGCCTACTTTGAATCGGTTTCAGGATTTACAACGACTGGAGCATCCATTCTCACAAACATTGAGGCTTTACCAAAGAGCGTTCTACTTTGGCGTTCAACCACCCACTGGATTGGGGGATTGGGATTTGTCGTCTTCTCACTCTCTATTCTCCCGGCGATTGGGGCTGGGGGAGCACAGCTTATCAGGTTTGAGTCGTCAAAGGCGGTAGAGGAGAAAATACTTCCAAAGGTTAAGGAGGTGGCAAAGGCAATACTGATTGCCTACTCCTTTTTAACAGTTGCAGAGGTAGTACTTTTAAAACTGGCCGGAATGAACCTATATGAGGCAGTTACCCATACATTTGGAACGGTTGCAACGGGAGGGTTCTCTACAAAGAATGCAAGTGTCGGGGCATTCCATTCTCCACTCGTTGAAACGATAATTGCAGTGTTTATGTTACTTGGAGCCTCAAACTTAGCCTTATACTACAGGGCTTTCAAAAAGAGGAGTATTAGGTACTTCTTTTCCTATCCTGAGGTAAAGTCCTTGTTTATAATAGCTTTAATAATGACTTTCTTCTTTACAGCGGTTCTCTACTCTGAAGGGTACTACAGTTCCCTGCTTCAGGCCTTAAGGTATGCTTTCTTCCAGGTTTCAACTGCAATTTCTACAACGGGCTTTGCATCCACGGACTATTCAAACTGGCCTCCCGTTCTCCTTGCACTCATCATGATTCTTTCCCTCATAGGAGCTTCCTCGGGTTCAACAGCAGGAGGAATTAAGCAGTTTAGATTCTTAGTTTTAGGTAAAACTGCCTATGGGGAGCTCAAAAAAACGGTCCATCCAAGGCTCATTTACAGAGTAAATTTAGGAGGAAAGCCACTGGAAATATCCACTCTAAACGCCATCTGGGCTTTTGTCTCCATCTACTTTTCACTAACAGTACTCTTTGGTCTGATAATTTCTCTTTCCGGCTACGACCTTATAACCTCTTTTTCCGCATCAATTGCCTGTATAACAAGCTTAGGGCCGGGACTTGGGAAAGTTGGACCTGCCGGAAACTTTGCCTTCTTCTCCAGTTTTGACAAGCTCCTTCTATCGGTCGAAATGCTTTTGGGAAGATTAGAGGTATTTCCAATCCTTGCAGTTTTTATTCCTTACTTTTGGAAAGATTGA
- a CDS encoding FAD-binding oxidoreductase, whose product MAVVSKNIGRELEKLLGKEKVRTSEMWRLSYAYDGTPTGYKGVPDAVVFPESVNDVVKILTYANENKVPVYPRGAGSGLTGGAAPLEGGIVVSTEKMNRILEIDEDNLGALVEAGIVTYDFQKEVEKIGLFYPPDPSSYKYSTIGGNIAENAGGPRCVKYGVTKDYVMQLEVVFPDGTVSKLGSKAVKSVAGYNLKDLIVGSEGTLAFITKAYLKLIPKPEAVRTAMAIFPKVEQAAQAVADMFKAKVIPTACEFLDKNSIVAVENFAKIGLPTYAEGLLVIEVDGYEAVVDELINRAVNVCKKAGATEIRTASDEGEREAIWMARRSVSPAIVQLKPKKINEDVVVPRSRIPELIKGVYKIAEKYNLMVVNFGHAGDGNIHVNFMYEPHEQERVERAVREVFEFTISLEGSISGEHGIGWMKKEFLPLEVGDAIEKMKAVKKALDPNNIMNPGKVFDL is encoded by the coding sequence TTGGCAGTTGTTTCAAAAAATATTGGAAGGGAATTGGAGAAGTTATTGGGAAAGGAGAAGGTTAGAACCTCTGAAATGTGGAGGTTATCCTACGCCTACGACGGAACCCCTACAGGTTACAAGGGCGTTCCTGATGCTGTTGTCTTTCCGGAGTCTGTTAATGACGTTGTTAAGATTTTGACCTATGCAAATGAAAATAAGGTTCCCGTTTATCCTAGGGGAGCTGGTTCTGGCCTCACAGGTGGAGCTGCCCCTTTAGAGGGAGGAATCGTTGTTTCCACAGAGAAGATGAACAGGATTTTAGAGATAGACGAGGATAACTTAGGAGCTTTAGTTGAAGCAGGGATTGTTACCTACGACTTCCAGAAGGAGGTTGAAAAAATAGGTCTCTTCTACCCTCCAGACCCCTCAAGCTACAAATACTCAACGATTGGTGGAAACATTGCCGAAAACGCCGGTGGTCCAAGGTGTGTTAAGTACGGCGTAACCAAGGATTACGTTATGCAGTTAGAGGTGGTTTTTCCCGATGGAACTGTTTCAAAGCTTGGCTCAAAAGCCGTTAAGTCAGTTGCAGGGTACAACTTAAAGGACCTAATAGTGGGCTCTGAAGGAACTTTAGCCTTTATAACAAAAGCCTACCTGAAGCTAATTCCAAAGCCCGAAGCCGTTAGGACTGCAATGGCCATTTTTCCAAAGGTTGAACAGGCAGCTCAGGCTGTTGCAGATATGTTTAAGGCAAAGGTTATACCCACAGCCTGTGAGTTTTTAGATAAAAATTCAATAGTTGCAGTTGAGAATTTTGCAAAGATAGGTCTTCCTACCTATGCTGAAGGGCTTTTGGTAATAGAGGTTGACGGTTACGAAGCCGTTGTTGACGAACTCATAAACAGGGCGGTAAACGTCTGCAAAAAAGCAGGAGCTACTGAGATAAGGACGGCGTCTGATGAGGGTGAAAGGGAAGCAATCTGGATGGCAAGGAGGTCTGTCTCCCCGGCAATTGTTCAGCTGAAGCCTAAGAAGATAAACGAGGACGTTGTAGTTCCAAGGAGCAGAATTCCGGAGCTCATAAAGGGAGTCTACAAAATTGCTGAGAAGTACAACCTCATGGTTGTAAACTTCGGCCACGCCGGTGATGGAAACATACACGTTAACTTTATGTACGAACCTCACGAACAGGAGAGGGTTGAGAGGGCCGTCAGGGAAGTTTTTGAGTTTACCATAAGCCTTGAAGGTTCAATTTCTGGTGAGCACGGTATAGGCTGGATGAAGAAGGAATTCTTGCCCTTGGAAGTCGGAGATGCCATTGAGAAGATGAAGGCGGTTAAGAAAGCTCTCGACCCCAACAACATTATGAATCCGGGAAAGGTTTTTGACCTTTAA